A region from the Muribaculum gordoncarteri genome encodes:
- a CDS encoding FKBP-type peptidyl-prolyl cis-trans isomerase, producing MDNQDLDRISYALGLSMGNNFRNSGIKTINVRDFADGVAAVFEGAKPKMSYDEAKEEIRIFFQAMEEEQRAAAQKMGEVNAAAGKAFLEENGKRVEVNVTPSGLQYEVLEEGTGKQPSAGDNVTVHYTGKLIDGTVFDSSVDRGAPATFGVTQVIPGWVEALQMMKEGAKWRLFIPSNLAYGPNGAGNIIGPNSTLIFDVELIKVN from the coding sequence ATGGATAACCAAGATTTAGACCGTATAAGCTATGCTTTAGGGTTGAGTATGGGCAATAATTTCCGCAATTCGGGAATCAAGACTATCAATGTCCGTGATTTTGCCGATGGAGTTGCCGCAGTTTTTGAAGGCGCCAAACCTAAAATGAGCTATGACGAGGCAAAGGAAGAGATACGCATTTTCTTCCAGGCCATGGAAGAGGAGCAGCGTGCAGCCGCTCAGAAGATGGGTGAGGTGAATGCCGCTGCCGGAAAGGCTTTCCTTGAAGAGAACGGCAAGCGTGTGGAAGTCAACGTTACTCCTTCGGGACTTCAGTATGAGGTGCTGGAAGAGGGAACAGGCAAGCAGCCTTCAGCAGGCGACAACGTTACCGTACATTACACCGGCAAGCTCATCGACGGTACTGTATTTGACAGCTCGGTCGACCGCGGAGCACCTGCAACTTTCGGCGTAACTCAGGTGATACCCGGATGGGTCGAGGCTCTTCAAATGATGAAGGAGGGCGCAAAGTGGCGTCTTTTCATTCCGTCAAACCTTGCTTACGGACCTAACGGCGCCGGTAACATAATCGGCCCCAACTCTACCTTGATATTCGATGTAGAGCTTATAAAAGTGAATTAA
- the secG gene encoding preprotein translocase subunit SecG, with the protein MHVVVITLTVIASILMIGVVLIQKSKGGGLSSQFGGANQVMGVRRTNDFIEKATWWIAGAICLLAILGVFTMPRNIIQSSSRIVPQATEQTQPADFNSDVAPAATPVLPTAPATAPEGE; encoded by the coding sequence ATGCACGTAGTCGTTATCACTCTCACTGTTATCGCCTCGATTCTCATGATCGGAGTGGTACTTATACAGAAATCAAAAGGCGGAGGCCTTTCTTCACAATTCGGTGGTGCCAACCAGGTAATGGGTGTACGCCGCACCAATGACTTCATCGAAAAAGCAACATGGTGGATTGCAGGTGCAATATGCCTTCTTGCCATACTCGGTGTATTCACAATGCCGCGCAACATCATCCAAAGCTCATCGCGCATCGTGCCTCAGGCTACCGAACAGACTCAGCCCGCCGACTTCAACTCCGATGTAGCTCCCGCAGCAACTCCCGTGCTTCCCACAGCACCTGCAACAGCTCCCGAAGGCGAATAA
- a CDS encoding FKBP-type peptidyl-prolyl cis-trans isomerase codes for MKKLFMACGVCAMLFSATACNKSNAAGNEDAAFNDSIAELAGKVIGSEIAGSLGQSMTPEQLKKDAYIRGMQVAIMADTSDIAYLQGLRAGVNLAQNFDAMAKQGGIDIDRNVFMASFKKAFLADSVNSDELSANNMALQLMMQRAQQRSEERRKAELENAPEAKANREAGEKFIADLKAKDPSIKTTESGLSYKVITEGAGDSITDTDRVAVIYKGELTDGTVFDDSKGEARTFSPRSVVPGFGEGLKLMKKGAKYILYIPGDLAYGVEGQPYAKIGPNQTLVFTVEVAGVNETPKK; via the coding sequence ATGAAGAAATTATTTATGGCTTGCGGAGTGTGCGCAATGCTTTTTAGTGCTACCGCATGCAATAAAAGCAACGCGGCCGGAAATGAGGACGCTGCGTTCAATGATTCAATCGCCGAACTCGCCGGAAAGGTAATCGGCTCGGAAATCGCCGGAAGTCTTGGTCAGTCAATGACTCCCGAACAGCTTAAGAAGGATGCCTACATACGCGGTATGCAGGTTGCCATCATGGCTGATACATCGGATATCGCATATCTTCAGGGATTGCGCGCAGGTGTAAACCTCGCACAGAACTTTGACGCTATGGCCAAGCAGGGCGGCATCGATATCGACCGCAACGTGTTCATGGCTTCGTTTAAGAAGGCATTCCTTGCCGACAGTGTAAACTCGGATGAGTTGTCGGCCAACAACATGGCTCTCCAGTTGATGATGCAGCGTGCACAGCAGCGCAGCGAGGAGCGTCGCAAGGCTGAGCTTGAAAATGCTCCCGAGGCAAAGGCCAATCGTGAGGCAGGTGAGAAGTTCATTGCCGACTTGAAGGCAAAGGATCCCTCAATCAAGACTACCGAATCGGGTCTTTCATATAAGGTGATCACTGAAGGTGCAGGTGATTCAATAACCGATACCGACCGTGTGGCTGTCATCTATAAGGGTGAGCTTACCGACGGAACCGTATTTGATGATTCAAAGGGTGAGGCTCGCACATTCAGCCCCCGCAGCGTAGTGCCCGGTTTCGGTGAAGGTCTTAAGCTGATGAAGAAGGGTGCCAAGTACATCCTCTACATCCCCGGTGACCTTGCTTACGGTGTTGAAGGACAACCCTACGCAAAGATCGGCCCCAACCAGACTCTCGTGTTCACTGTAGAAGTAGCAGGTGTAAACGAAACTCCCAAAAAGTAA
- a CDS encoding Lrp/AsnC ligand binding domain-containing protein, producing MDRIDNLDRKILEIVMRNARIPSKDVATECGVSRAAIHQRIQRMIDLKVITGSGYHVNPKVLGYRTCTYIGVNLERGAMYRDVVPELEKIPEVVECHFTTGPYTMLIKLYARDNEHLMELLNDKIQMIHGVKGTETLISLDDSINREIPVHYE from the coding sequence ATGGATAGAATTGACAACCTAGACCGAAAAATACTTGAAATAGTGATGCGCAATGCACGAATCCCGTCAAAGGACGTGGCAACAGAGTGTGGCGTGTCACGCGCTGCAATACATCAGCGCATTCAACGAATGATTGATTTGAAGGTAATAACCGGATCGGGCTACCATGTAAACCCCAAAGTGCTCGGCTACCGCACATGCACCTATATAGGCGTCAACCTTGAACGCGGAGCCATGTATCGTGATGTAGTCCCCGAACTTGAAAAAATCCCCGAGGTAGTAGAATGTCACTTCACTACCGGCCCCTACACCATGCTGATAAAGCTATATGCTCGCGACAACGAGCATCTTATGGAGCTGCTTAACGACAAAATACAGATGATTCACGGTGTAAAAGGCACCGAAACGCTCATTTCGCTTGATGACAGCATCAACCGCGAAATTCCGGTACACTACGAATAA